One Bemisia tabaci chromosome 7, PGI_BMITA_v3 DNA window includes the following coding sequences:
- the LOC109035293 gene encoding uncharacterized protein, producing the protein MPSKKSHSLSPDSPRAQTDFDNHKFSDGCSSLSSSISSNGFDICRICHCEGDAEVPLITPCYCAGSLRFVHQACLQQWIKSSNTRNCELCKFQFIMHTKTKPFTEWEQLDMSGLERRKLFCAVLFHAVALTCVVWSSYVLIDRTVEEVRNGVLEWPLWTKLIVVSIGITGGVIFMYIQCKAYIQICQRWKAYNRVIYVQDAPPRLPTAPALGVVPVSSITAGSSRLTDGGNSDLLTRPLFDCQWKPYQDNFDCPTHRHGAAEGEATNIDFKGVRNVRIFFDNDNGIHLSKGDDCINVNVNDTYAATSSNNKSVSLDTSKEGEHGGLSWRIEINKTAKSNAENAQNASDNYDRVLPPVDANDSRDVSKTHIISPEASAVRNGTESSSAGELPVLKLLIKIADIVIQFGGQAAGGASASDPATGEKAVSSDAKATGCDGKSVNIQIDNPSEATDPSDQTPFIIDLTSQLEQQVSKVSKGSGNVNPVKIRFDFGAEANGSGGESDSDLTVNKASTKLLPSSELKKSKFQEPFSSYVSYPPSLESDFKNDSDGQISLNESNDSCTQLLLKHSDDNAVLTKV; encoded by the exons ATGCCATCAAAGAAGTCTCATTCGTTATCTCCGGACTCGCCCCGAGCACAAACAGACTTTGACAACCACAAATTCAGTGACGGCTGCTCCTCTCTCTCATCCAGTATATCATCAAATGGATTCGATATCTGTCG AATTTGTCACTGCGAAGGAGATGCAGAGGTGCCTCTCATCACTCCGTGTTACTGTGCTGGATCCCTACGATTTGTTCATCAAGCTTGTCTTCAACAGTGGATCAAGTCCTCAAATACTCGAAACTGTGAACTCTGCAAGTTTCAGTTCATCATGCACACTAAAACAAAACCATTCACTGAG TGGGAGCAGTTGGACATGTCTGGCCTAGAGCGGCGCAAACTTTTCTGTGCTGTTTTATTCCATGCGGTAGCATTGACATGTGTTGTGTGGTCCTCGTACGTCCTCATCGATCGAACAGTTGAAGAAGTTCGAAACGGTGTCCTTGAGTGGCCCCTCTGGACAAAGCTGATTGTTGTCTCCATTGGCATCACAGGTGGTGTTATTTTCATGTACATCCAGTGCAAAGCTTACATCCAAATATGTCAGCGGTGGAAAGCCTACAATAG GGTGATCTACGTACAAGACGCTCCACCAAGGCTACCGACTGCACCAGCCTTAGGAGTCGTCCCTGTTTCTTCCATCACTGCTGGATCATCGCGTTTGACGGATGGAGGAAACAGTGATCTTTTAACAAGGCCCTTGTTTGATTGTCAATGGAAACCGTACCAAGATAATTTTGATTGCCCAACTCACCGCCACGGTGCTGCTGAAGGAGAAGCAACCAATATTGATTTTAAAGGCGTCCGGAATGTTCGGATTTTCTTTGATAATGACAATGGCATCCATCTGAGCAAAGGGGATGATTGCATCAATGTCAATGTGAATGACACTTATGCAGCAACCAGCAGCAACAATAAATCCGTAAGCTTAGACACGAGCAAAGAGGGAGAACACGGTGGGCTATCCTGGCGTATTGAGatcaacaaaacggccaaaagcAACGCAGAAAACGCTCAAAATGCAAGTGATAACTATGACAGAGTACTCCCACCTGTGGATGCCAATGATTCCAGGGATGTCTCGAAAACTCATATCATTTCCCCGGAAGCCAGTGCGGTTAGGAATGGAACGGAAAGTTCAAGCGCAGGCGAGCTGCCCGTTCTAAAATTACTGATTAAAATCGCAGACATAGTCATTCAGTTTGGGGGGCAAGCCGCTGGTGGCGCATCTGCCAGTGACCCAGCGACCGGTGAAAAAGCGGTCAGCAGTGATGCCAAAGCAACTGGCTGTGATGGAAAGTCTGTCAACATTCAAATTGACAACCCTAGTGAAGCTACCGATCCTTCTGACCAAACCCCTTTCATCATCGACCTGACATCACAGTTAGAACAGCAGGTCAGTAAAGTGAGCAAAGGTAGCGGGAACGTAAATCCGGTGAAAATAAGGTTCGATTTTGGTGCTGAAGCTAATGGCTCTGGTGGGGAAAGCGACAGCGACTTGACCGTCAACAAAGCCTCTACCAAATTGCTTCCTAGTTCTGAGCTCAAAAAGAGCAAGTTCCAAGAACCTTTTTCTAGTTATGTATCCTACCCGCCAAGTTTAGaatcagattttaaaaatgactCTGACGGACAAATCTCATTGAATGAGTCCAATGATTCGTGCACTCAGCTATTGCTGAAGCATTCTGATGATAATGCGGTTTTGACCAAAGTTTGA
- the mRpL14 gene encoding large ribosomal subunit protein uL14m, translating into MFGSLIFIPVRFSYHPIHFNKKRTDAIHKLTRLRCVDNSEIGKQAMAEGKPPKCIHIYNRRGIGMIGDKILVTIKGEMKKGIVVGTKKVDQVNIPAFDSNNVVLIDDNGSPLGTRIHAPIPVYLRTILKEKTFHKGADYTKILSIASRFV; encoded by the exons ATGTTTGGCAGCCTAATTTTCATACCAGTTCGGTTTTCATACCACCCTattcattttaacaaaaaaaggaCAGATGCTATCCACAAATTAACACGTTTGCGATGTGTTGACAACAGTGAAATTGGAAAACAAGCTATGGCGGAGGGGAAACCACCGAAATGTATTCATATCTATAACAGACGAGGAATTGGGATGATAG gtGATAAAATTTTAGTCACTATCAAAGGAGAAATGAAGAAAGGGATAGTGGTTGGCACTAAAAAAGTTGACCAAGTGAATATTCCTGCATTTGACTCGAATAATGTAGTACTCATTGATGATAATGGATCACCGCTTGGCACTAGAATACACGCTCCAATACCTGTTTATTTAAGAACTATCCTAAAGGAAAAAACCTTCCACAAAGGAGCTGATTACACAAAAATTCTTTCCATAGCCTCAAGGTTTGTGTGA
- the LOC109035339 gene encoding probable methylmalonate-semialdehyde/malonate-semialdehyde dehydrogenase [acylating], mitochondrial, with the protein MIVVNKSYSLLRKKALKELCDVSFKQNRGVSTHKLYINGKTVESQATEWVDLHDPATNKVVTRVPISTQSEMEAAVASAKAAYKSWSRTSIMSRQQILFKFQEIIRKNMKELAANITLEQGKTLADAEGDVLRGLQVVEHCCGIPSHFLGHTLAGVAKDLDIHSYRVPLGVTAGITPFNFPAMIPLWMFPVALACGNTHVIKPSERNPGACMMLVEMLTEAGAPPGVVNVIHGTHDSVNFICRHPDIQAISFVGSDQAGKYIYKEGSAHGKRVQSNMGAKNHGVVLPDANKEDTLNQLVGAAFGAAGQRCMALSTAIFVGEAKNWITDLKIRAEKLKVNAGHVPGTDLGPVISPKAKERILSLVQSGVDEGATLLLDGRGISVPGYEQGNFVGPTILTDVKPNMLCYKEEIFGPVLICLNVDTLDEAIAIINANPYGNGTALFTTNGAAARKFTFEADCGQVGINVPIPVPLSMFSFTGSRGSFRGDTHFYGQQGIDFYTETKTVTQLWREKDVTHSQASVSMPVMR; encoded by the exons ATGATTGTTGTCAACAAGTCGTACTCACTACTCCGCAAAAAA GCCCTGAAAGAACTGTGTGATGTCTCTTTCAAGCAAAATCGCGGTGTTTCAACGCACAAACTATACATTAATGGAAAAACTGTCGAGTCTCAGGCCACCGAATGGGTTGATTTGCATGATCCAGCCACTAATAAG GTGGTTACGAGAGTTCCAATTTCAACGCAATCCGAAATGGAAGCTGCTGTCGCATCGGCCAAGGCAGCCTACAAATCCTGGTCCCGAACATCCATCATGTCTAGACAAcaaattcttttcaaatttcaagaaataattagGAAAAATATG AAAGAACTGGCAGCAAACATTACTCTAGAACAAGGGAAAACCCTAGCGGATGCAGAAGGGGATGTTTTACGTGGCTTAC AGGTTGTGGAACATTGCTGTGGCATTCCATCTCACTTTCTGGGTCACACTTTAGCCGGTGTCGCAAAAGACCTTGATATTCACTCGTACAGAGTACCTTTGGGTGTTACTGCTGGGATCACTCCATTCAACTTCCCTGCAATGATACCTCTTTGGATGTTCCCAGTTGCTTTAGCTTGTGGTAATACTCATGTTATCAAG CCTTCAGAAAGAAACCCTGGTGCGTGTATGATGTTAGTAGAAATGTTGACCGAAGCTGGTGCCCCACCAGGTGTTGTGAATGTCATTCACGGAACTCACGACTCCGTCAATTTCATCTGCCGCCATCCAGACATCCAAGCAATATCATTTGTCGGATCTGATCAGGCT GGCAAGTATATATACAAAGAGGGTAGCGCTCATGGAAAGCGAGTACAAAGCAACATGGGGGCCAAAAATCACGGAGTCGTTCTTCCAGACGCTAACAAAGAGGACACACTAAACCAGTTGGTCGGAGCCGCTTTTGGTGCTGCGGGCCAGCGATGTATGGCCTTGAGCACTGCCATATTTGTCGGCGAAGCTAAAAATTGGATCACTGATCTTAAGATCAGAGcagaaaaactgaaagtcaATGCGG GTCACGTCCCCGGAACAGACTTGGGTCCAGTCATATCGCCCAAAGCCAAAGAAAGAATTCTAAGTCTAGTCCAATCAGGAGTTGACGAAGGAGCCACATTATTATTAGATGGTCGAGGTATTTCCGTACCTGGTTACGAGCAGGGGAACTTTGTTGGACCCACCATTTTAACTGATGTGAAG CCTAATATGCTCTGCTACAAAGAAGAGATTTTTGGACCAGTTTTAATATGTTTAAATGTTGACACCTTAGATGAAGCCATAGCTATAATTAATGCAAACCCCTACGGAAACGGCACAGCTCTCTTCACCACAAATGGTGCAGCAGCTCGTAAATTCACTTTTGAAGCAGACTGTGGACAG GTTGGTATTAATGTTCCTATCCCAGTACCCTTATCAATGTTCTCTTTCACGGGATCTAGAGGTTCGTTCCGAGGAGACACTCACTTCTATGGTCAGCAG GGTATTGACTTCTACACTGAGACAAAAACCGTCACACAGCTGTGGCGAGAAAAAGATGTAACTCACAGTCAAGCCTCTGTCTCTATGCCCGTCATGCGATGA